In the Mycolicibacter minnesotensis genome, CGATACGGTGCAGCAGCGCCGAATGGCCTGCTGGGTAGGCGATGTCGATTCCGCCGGCGAGCACGGCCACCGTTATGCCGGCGGCGGCAAGCGCGGCCCGGTGCGCCACGCCGTCAATTCCGTAGGCTCCTCCGGACACCACTGCCACGTCGTGTTCGGCCAGACCGCCGGACAGGTCCGCGGCCACCAGCTCCCCGTAGCTGGTCGCAGCGCGGGTACCGACAATCGCGGTGGCCCGTTCGGCGACCTCGTCCAGATGTGCCGGGCCCAGTGCCCAGAGCACCAGGGGCGGCCGGCAGTCCGGTCGGGAGGCGCCAGCGCCACCGAAAGCGGCGAACGCCAGCACGGGCCACTCCGGATCGTCGGATGTGATCAGCCGGCCACCACGGCTTGCCAGCAGCCGCAGATCGGCGGCGGACACATCGATATCTCGCCGGGCTTCGGTGTGCCGGGCCAGTTCGGAGCCAACGGCACCACGACGAATCCGCTCCGCGGCTTCCACCGGCCCGACCTGCCCGACCAGTGCGGCGAGTTCGCGGCTCGGCGGCTCGGCAACGCGCGACAGGTAGGCCCACGCCAGCATCGTGGTGTCTGCGACGCTCATCGGGACGCACCTGGTTGGCGGAAGCTCAGGGCTGCGGACACCTCGTCCAGCCCGGGCGAGCTCCGGCCGGCGAGATCACTCAGTGTCCACGCAACCCGCAGGGTGCGGTTGGCACCCCGAATGGACAACAGACCGCGGTCCAGCGCCCTACGCAGCGGAGCCATTGCTGCGGAACCGAGCCGAAACCTGCGGCGCAGCAGCGCCCCGCTGACTTCGGCGTTGGTGTGGAAACCATGCGGTTCCCAGCGTTGGGCCGCAGCGGCACGTGCGCTGGCTACCCGCGCCCGCACCGCGGCGGTGGGCTCACCGTCGATGGCCGAGAACGCGCCGGCCCGCACCGGGTGCATCTCCACCCGCAGGTCCACCCGGTCCAGCAGGGGGCCCGACAGCCGGCCGAGGTAACGCCGCTTCTCGATCGACTTGCAGGTGCAGTCCCTGGGGTCCGCGGGTGCACAAGGGCAGGGGTTGGCCGCCATCACCAATTGGAATCGGGCCGGATAGCAGGCCACGCCGTCGCGGCGGGCCAGCCGGATCTCACCGTCCTCCAGCGGTGTTCGCAGCGCTTCCAATGCGCTGACCCGGATCTCGGCACACTCGTCGAGGAACAGCACGCCGCGGTGCGCGCGGCTCACGGCGCCGGGGCGCGCCATTCCCGAGCCGCCACCCACCAGCGCCGCCACACTCGCGCTGTGATGCGGCGCGATGAAAGGCGGCCGGGTGATCAGCGGCGCGCTGCCCGACAGCAGTCCGGCCACCGAATGGATAGCGGTGACCTCGAGTGACTCGGCTTCGGTCAAAGGCGGCAGCAGTCCGGGAAGCCTTTGGGCCAGCATGGTTTTGCCTATTCCGGGAGGTCCGGTCAGCATCAAATGATGTGAACCGGCAGCGGCCACCTCGACGGCGAACCGGGCTTGGGCCTGACCGACCACGTCGGCCAGGTCCGCAACCCGATCGGCCACCGGAGCCGCGGTGGTGACCCGACCCTGGAGGCGGTCCGAGCCTGTCATCCAGCCGTACAACTGACCCAACGTGGCCACGCCGTAGACCTCGATACCGTCCACAAGGCTGGCTTCGGCGAGGTTGTCCACTGGGACCACGGCTGCCCTCCAGCCCGCGTTCTTGGCGGCAAGCACGGCGGGCAGCACTCCGTGTACTGGCCGCACCCGCCCGTCGAGTGCCAGCTCACCGAGCAACACGGTGTTGGCCAACCGCGGCCACGGCGCCTTTCGATCCGCGGAGAGCACCGCGGCGGCCAAGGCTATGTCGTACACCGAACCCATCTTCGGCAGGGTCGCCGGCGACAGTGCCAGGGTCAGCCTGGCCGCCGGCCACCGTTGACCGCTGTTGGTGATCGCTGCCCGGACGCGATCGCGTGACTCGTGAAGCGCGGCATCGGGTAGCCCCACCAGATGCACGCCGGGCAGTCCCGAGGAGATGTCCGCCTCGATCTCCACGATCAAGCCGTCGAGACCGCGCACTGCCACCGAGAATGCCCGCCCCAGTGCCATTCAGCCCACCCCCTGCAGGTGAGTGATCTCCGGGGCGCGGCGCCGGCCGATCCGCACCGTGATCACGTCGAGCCGGATCTCGTCCCAGTGGGCCTGCTGGCCGCCCAGCCACGCGCCCGCCAGCCGACGCAACCTGCGCACCTTCTCGGGTGGTACCGCATACGCCAGCCCGCCAAAACCGTCTCCGCTGCGGGCCTTTACCTCGACGAAGACCACCGTGCGCGCCACGGGGTCGGCGACGATCACGTCCAGTTCGCCGTACCGGCAACGCCAGTTCCGGGCCAGAATGGCCCAGCCCTGCGCCATCAGATGGTCGACGGCCAGTTGTTCTCCGAGCGCTCCCAGCTCGGAGCGGGTCATGGTTGTCATGCCCGTCAGGGTCGGTGGCAACTCCGACAGAGTGCAGCCCAGCCAGACCGAAAACGTGTGGCGGGCGTTGAGTTATCCCCAACCGCGGCTTCGTCCACAGCCGCCAAGACCGGCAAGATCAGCCGTGCACCCCCGGCGCCCGAACGATCAACGGCACGCCAGGAAAGTAGGCCGCCATCTCAGCCCGCGCGCGCCGCAAAGCCGCGGTGCCGTACCCCTTCTTGCGGTGATCGGGGTGAATCCAGATCCGCACGTTCACCTCGCCGTGGTTGAGGTCACCGAAGACCATCCCCACCTTCTGCCCACCGTCGATGGCGACGAACAAGGCGGCGTCCTCGTCATCCACGCGGGCCAGCGCTGAACTGATCTCGTCACCGAGATCACCGGCGGGCCGGCCGGTCCCGTCAGCACTAGCACCGACATCCACGGTCCGATCGGCCAGAATGTCGCGGTCTTGCTCACCGGAGAACAGTCGAAGCGCCAACGACTCTCCTGAACTGGCCGGCCGGTCACCGAGGATGAAGGTCAGCTCGTTGTTGAGGTCTTCGAGCTCGTCGGCAATCCGGCTCCGGGAATCTTTGGTCAGCTGACCCAACGACATCCCGATCACCGCTTCGCAGCCCAGCGGCGAGACGCTGAGCAGCTCGGCGATCGCGTGCACGGCCGAGTCACGGTCGTCGGAATCGACGATAACGTCGAGCACCTCATGACGGCGTTCCATGGCCTTGAGCAGGGCATCTGTGATTTCACGGCGGGTGACGGCACGGTCGACAGCGGTCATGGGAGTCAGCCTAGACCGAAGCCGGCGCCGCCGCGATGTCTACTCCGGCAGCCGCAGCTCGGGCTTCTCTACCTCTTCGATGTTGACGTCTTTGAAGGTGACTACCCGCACCTGCTTGACGAACCGGGCCGGCCGGTACATGTCCCACACCCAGGCGTCGGCCAGCCGCAGCTCGAAATACACCTCACCGTCGGCGTTGCGGGGCACCATCTCGACGCTGTTGGCCAGGTAGAAGCGCCGTTCGGTCTCCACGACGTAACTGAACTGCCCCACGATGTCCTTGTATTCGCGGTACAGCGAGAGTTCCATCTCGGTTTCGTACTTCTCGAGATCCTCGGCACTCATCGGCTCAGCTGTCCTTCTGCTCGGTTCGTCCCCATTGTCGTCGCGCCCGCCATCGCCCGTGCGACGTTGCGCACGTTGATAAACGAGTAGCGATGTTGGCTGCTCGGTCCCAACTCCGCCAAAGCTGCGGTGTGCGCCGCAGTGGAGTAGCCCTTGTGCACCGCGAAGCCGTAGCCGGGATCATCCAGGGTTGCCATGTAGCGGTCACGACAGACCTTGGCCAGCACGCTGGCCGCGGCGATACAGGCGGCTGCCCCGTCACCGCCGATCACCGGGAGCGACGGCATCGGCAGGCCCGGCACCCGGAAGCCGTCGGAGAGCACGTAGCCCGGCCGCACTGCCAACCCGGCGACCGCACGCCGCATGCCCTCGATGTTGGCGGCGTGCACCCCGCGCACATCGACATCAGCAGGCTCGATGAACACCACATGGTAAGCCAGCGCGTACCTGCGGATCAGCGGGAACAGCTGCTCGCGGGCCTTCTCGGTGAGCTTCTTGGAGTCGTCGAGCACCGCCAGGGCGGCGGGTCTTCCCGGCCCGAGCACGCAGGCGGCCACTACCAAGGGTCCAGCACAGGCGCCGCGGCCCACCTCGTCCACTCCGGCGACCGGGCCCAGCCCGCTGCGGTAGAGCGCCGACTCCAAAGTGCGCAGCCCCGGTGAGCGGCGGATCACCGTGCGCGGCGGCCAAGCCGGGGCCATGGCTACGGGCCCTGCTGCGGGTTTATCGCTCTCACCAGCCCCCAGCGCGACGGTGGCCAGGCGATGAACCGGGTCTTGCCGATCACGTTGGCCACCGGCACGGTGCCGGCGTCCAGGTCGTCTCCGGTACACAGGATCCGGTGGGCCAGGTCGGGCTGGACCTGCACCGAGTCGCAGTGAGCGCGCGAGTCTGAAGAATGGGTGCGGTTGTCACCCATCACCCACAACCGGCTCTCGGGCACGGTCACCGGACCGAACTCGTTGCCCAGGCAGGGATAGACCATCGGATCCACCATCAGCGTGGCCGGGTTCAGGTATGGCTCATGCAGCCGTTTGCCGTCGACAGTCAGGCCGGTGTCGTTGCGGCACTGGACCGTCTGACCACCCACTGCGATGACCCGCTTGACCAGATCGTTCTCGTCGGGCGGCACGAATCCGATGAATGACAGCGCATTCTGCACCCAGCGCACCGGCGTGTTGGTAGACCGGATCGACTTGTAGCCCACGTTCCACGACGGGGGGCCGCGGAAGACGACGACGTCGCCGGGCTGCGGCGTAGTGAACCGGTAAGTGACCTTGTCGACCATGATCCGGTCACCGACACAACCGTGGCATCCGTGCAGCGTCGGCTCCATCGACTCCGACGGAATCAGGTAGGGACGCGCGACAAAGGTCAGCATCAGGTAATACAGCACCAACGCGATCGTTACCAGCACGACCGACTCGCGGAGGGTGCTGTGCTTACCGTCCTCGACTGGCTCGGCCGTCTCGGAGGCACTCTCGGGCGATGAGCCCGTGGATTCGGTCACGGGATCAGCGTAATGACCGCGTCGGAGTTACCCGAGACCGCCCGAAGACCCTGGCGGCCGTAGCCCCACAGGAGCGGGGCCGCCGAGGGCAAGCTCAGCGCTTTTCCTTGATCTTGGCCTTCTTGCCGCGCAGCTCACGCAGGTAGTACAGCTTGGCGCGTCGCACGTCACCGCGAACCAGGACGTCGATGTGGTCGACGTTCGGCGAGTGCACCGGGAAGGTCCGCTCCACGCCGACGCCGTAGCTCTCCTTGCGGACGGTGAACGTCTCGCGGACGCCACTGCCCTGTCGCCGGATGACCACACCCTTGAACACCTGGATGCGCTCCTTGGAGCCCTCGATGACCTTCACGTGCACGTTGACCGTGTCGCCGGGGGCGAAGGCCGGGATGTCGTCGCGCAGCGACGCCTTGTCGACGATGTCCAGCGTGTTCATTGCGGAAACACTTCCTCGCGAGTCGCGGCTGCGGGCCGTCCGGACGCGGAATACGCGTGCGGTCGGTAACCGAGCCGATGGGTTCGGGCACGTTGTCGCGCTGTGAGGACCGGGACGCCAGGCCCCCGCTGCAGAGTCAACTGCCGGGCGACAACTGCTCAATTGTGCCAGACGCGGCGCAACCAGTGAAATCGTGCAAATCGCCGCTGGTCGTTCTGCGAGAGGCGCCCTCTCCGTGATAATTCTGGACAGTCCGAACTGCGCGATCTGAGCGCCCACGCGGTAACCTATGCCGCGGGCCGATGGCTGCAGTGTGGCGAGCCCGTAACCCCTAGTTCGGTGCGATCACGCAACTGACAACTGTTGAGGAGGCCACCCGCCGTGCGGCCATCGATGCTTCTGCTGACCATCGTGATGGTGATCTCCACCGTGGTGTTCGGCTGCGACGAGAAGGTCTATGGAGCCGATTCGGTGCGACCGATGCCCAACCATGCGCCCGAGGTGGCGCCGGTGGCCACCACCATCGAGGTTCCCCGGGCGCCGGCGATCCAACCGGCCGCGGTGGTCGACGGGCTCGCGACGCGCATGCAGGAAGCCACCGACGATGCCGCCAAGGTAGGTGCCAACATCTCGGTGGCCGTCCTGGACCGGATCTCACACCAGCTGGTCACCAACGGCAACACCCGGCCGATCGCCACCGCCTCGGTGGTCAAATTGTTCATCGCCGACGACCTGTTGCTGCGGCAGCCGGAAGGCGGACTCTCCGCTGACGACAAGGCCGCCCTGGATTCCATGCTGCGTTCGTCGGACGACGGTGCCGCCGAAACCTTCTGGAACCAAAACGGGCGTAACGCGATCATCACCCGGGTGGCATCCCGCTATGGCCTGGCCAACACCTCGCCACCGTCGAACGGGGCCTGGTGGAACACGATCAGCACGACGCCGGACCTGGCGCGCTACTACGACATGCTGCTCAACGGCTCCGGCGGCCTGCCACCAGCGCAAGCCGCCATGATCGTGAACAACCTCGCACAGTCCACCCCGAACGGTCTCGACGGCTACCCACAGCGGTTCGGACTGCCTGAGGGCCTCTATGACGAGCCGGTAGCGGTCAAGCAGGGCTGGATGTGCTGCATCGGCAACAACTGGATGCACCTGTCGACCGGAGTGGTCGGGGCGGATCGTCGCTACATCGTGGTGATCGAGTCCCTGCAGCCCAGCGACGAAGCGACCGCGCGCGACACGATCACCGAGGCCGTCAAGACCATCTTCCCCGGCGGGCGGATCTAGGCGGCGTTTTCTACCGCCGGCTAAGCCGCCTCAGCTACTCCCCCAGCAGATCCGGGCGACGTTCGCGGGTCCGCTCCAGAGCAGCCTGGTGGCGCCAGGCGTTGATCCGGGCATGGTCACCGGAGAGCAGCACCTCGGGCACATCCAATCCGCGCCAGCTTGGCGGTCGGGTGTAGCTCGGACCCTCCAGCAGTCCTTCGCGATCCGGCGAATGCGAGTCGTCGCGCTGCGATGCCGGGTTGCCGAGCACACCGGGCATCAGCCGCAGCACAGCCTCCAACATCACCAAGACCGCGGGCTCACCGCCGGCCAGCACATAGTCGCCGATCGACACCTCCTCGACCCGCATGCGGCGCGCGGCATCGTCGGCCACGCGCTGGTCGATCCCCTCATAGCGACCGCAGGCGAACACCAGGTGTTCCTCGTGACTCCAGCGTTGCGCTGTGGCCTGGTCGAAGAGCGTTCCGGCCGGGGTCGGAACTATGAGAACTGTTTTCTCCGAACAGATTTCATCGAGCGCTTCGCCCCACACCGGCGCCTTCATCACCATTCCGGGTCCGCCGCCATACGGCGTGTCGTCCACCGAGCGATGCACGTCGTGGGTCCAACTCCGCAGATCGTGAACACCCAGTTCGACAAGCCCGGTCTCTATCGCCTTGCCAGGCAGGGACTGCCTGATCGGGTCCAGGTAGGCCGGAAAGATCGTCAGGACATCAACTCTCACGCGACGCCTATCCCTCCAGATCGAGCAGACCCTCAGGCGGGTCGATCACCACAGCACCGTCGGCCAGCGACACCGACGGCACGAATGCGGCGATGAAAGGCACCAACAGTTCTCGCCCATCGGTTCGCTTGATCGCGAGCAATTCCCCGGCTGCGGTGTGCAACACCTCAGTGACCGTGCCCATCGGCTCCCCCGCCGTGCTGCGCACTGCGAGGCCCTCGAGCTGATGGTCGTAGTAGGTGTCTGGCTCGGCGATCGGCGGCAGATCTGCGGAATCGACCACGAACAGACTGCCGCGCAGCGCGTCGGCGCCGTCACGATCACCGACACCGACGAGCCGCACCAGCAGACGCGCACCGTGCGGGCGCGCCGCCTCGATGACGTAGTCGCGCTGCGGCACGCCGGATTTACGGGCGTGCAGCGTGGCGCCCCGGGCGAACCGGAGTTCGGGATCGTCGGTCCGGACATCGACGACGAGCTCGCCGCCGATGCCATGGGCTTTGACCACACGCCCGACCGTCAGCTCCATGAGCCGCTCAACTACCGGTCGGTGTCCACCACGTCCACGCGGATTCCACGTCCGCCGATACCGGCGACGAGGGTGCGCAACGCAGTGGCGGTGCGACCACCCCGACCGATCACCTTGCCCAGATCCTCGGGATGTACGTGCACCTCGACAGTGCGGCCACGACGATTGGTCACCATGTCCACCCGTACATCATCGGGATTGTCGACGATGCCGCGCACCAAGTGCTCGACGGCGTCCGCCACCACTGCACTCATGGCCGCGATCAGCTCTCGGTGGCCGGCTCGGCGGCCTCAGCAGCGGGAGCCTCGGCAGCGGCTTCCTCGGCGGGTGCCTCAGCCTTGTCGGCCGCCTGCTCAGCCTTCTTTGCCGGCGCCTTCTTCTTCTTGGCGGTGGTGGCCTCGGCGGTCGGACCACCCTCGGCCTCGGCCAGCGCGGCGTTGAACAGCTCCAGCTTGCTCGGCTTGGCCGGCTTGACCTTCAGGCGACCCTCAGCACCGGGCAGGCCCTTGAACTTCTGCCAGTCACCGGTGATCTTCAGCAGCTTGAGCACCGGCTCGGTGGGCTGGGCACCGACCGACAGCCAGTACTGGGCGCGCTCCGAGTCGATCTCGATCAGGCTGGGCTCTTCCTTCGGGTGGTAGCGGCCGATGACCTCGATGGAACGGCCGTCCCGGCGGCTGCGGGCGTCGGCGATCGCAATGCGGTACTGCGGGTTGCGGATCTTGCCGAGGCGGGTGAGCTTGATCTTGACAGCCATGAATCACTCCTGGGGTAGCACGCTGCAATTCAGCGACCGGGGCGGATTTGCCCCATCCGGTTTTGCCTCGCGTGTTGCGCCGCGGCCGCGCAGCCGTAGTCGCGCGGCGGACAGCCGCCTATTGTGCCAGAACCGGACCGGTCAGCAGAAATCGGCTCAAGGCAGCTTCTCGAAGCACTTGATCTCGCAACGCCGGCTCATCCGCCAACCCTGGGCGGTACGGACGAACTCGTCGTCGTACCACAGACCCAACAGCATGGTGGCCGGCGTCTCACCGCCGAATACCATCGGGTTGAAGCAGAAAGTGCGCGCGGTGGCGCTGTCGCCATCCACCCGAATCGACGGAAGGCCCAGCATGTGGGCGTAACTCGGGAAATTCGGCAGCACCTCAGCCAACCAGGCCTTGACCTGAGGGAAGCGGCCGTCGATGCCACCCATGGCGCGGTAGTCGATGTAGGCGTCCGCGGTGAAGACGGCATCCAGACCGTCGAAGTCGCGGGTGTCGATCGCGGTCGAGTAGTCGACCAGCAGTTGCTGGATCTCCCAACGGTCCGAAATCTCTTGTTGGCTCAGCATTACTCGATTCAACACCACGCCGGTAAGGTAAGCCGCCATGCGGAAAATCTTGGCCGCAATCGCGGCTCTGGCGACCGTGTTCGCCGCTCCGGCCCTGACCGCCTACGCCGATGCCGCGCAACCGGTCGGCTCGGCACCTATACCGGCTGGCCCCGCCCCGAACTGGCTGATCGCCGACCTGGATTCCGGGCAGATTCTGGCCGAGCAGAACGGTTACGCGGCCACACCCCCGGCCAGCACGATCAAAGTCCTGCTGGCATTGGTGGCCCTCGATGAGCTCAGCCTGGACGACACCACGGTCGCCACGGCCGCCGACACCCAGGTGGAGTGCAACTGCGTCGGGGTCAAGCCCGGCCACAGCTATACCGCGCGTCAGCTGCTGGAAGGCCTGTTGCTGGTGTCGGGTAACGACGCGGCCAACGCCCTGGCGGACATGCTCGGCGGGCCCGCGGTGGCCGTGGAGAAGATGAACGCCAAGGCCGCCGCGGTGGGCGCCACCGATACCCATGCCAGCACCCCGTCGGGATTGGACGGCCCGGGTGGCCCCGGCGCGAGTACGCCACACGACCTGGCCGCGATCTTCCGGGCGGCCATGGCCAATCCGGTCTTCGCCG is a window encoding:
- a CDS encoding DUF2469 domain-containing protein, whose amino-acid sequence is MSAEDLEKYETEMELSLYREYKDIVGQFSYVVETERRFYLANSVEMVPRNADGEVYFELRLADAWVWDMYRPARFVKQVRVVTFKDVNIEEVEKPELRLPE
- a CDS encoding nuclear transport factor 2 family protein; the protein is MLSQQEISDRWEIQQLLVDYSTAIDTRDFDGLDAVFTADAYIDYRAMGGIDGRFPQVKAWLAEVLPNFPSYAHMLGLPSIRVDGDSATARTFCFNPMVFGGETPATMLLGLWYDDEFVRTAQGWRMSRRCEIKCFEKLP
- the rimM gene encoding ribosome maturation factor RimM (Essential for efficient processing of 16S rRNA) codes for the protein MELTVGRVVKAHGIGGELVVDVRTDDPELRFARGATLHARKSGVPQRDYVIEAARPHGARLLVRLVGVGDRDGADALRGSLFVVDSADLPPIAEPDTYYDHQLEGLAVRSTAGEPMGTVTEVLHTAAGELLAIKRTDGRELLVPFIAAFVPSVSLADGAVVIDPPEGLLDLEG
- a CDS encoding ribonuclease HII; this translates as MAPAWPPRTVIRRSPGLRTLESALYRSGLGPVAGVDEVGRGACAGPLVVAACVLGPGRPAALAVLDDSKKLTEKAREQLFPLIRRYALAYHVVFIEPADVDVRGVHAANIEGMRRAVAGLAVRPGYVLSDGFRVPGLPMPSLPVIGGDGAAACIAAASVLAKVCRDRYMATLDDPGYGFAVHKGYSTAAHTAALAELGPSSQHRYSFINVRNVARAMAGATTMGTNRAEGQLSR
- the lepB gene encoding signal peptidase I: MTESTGSSPESASETAEPVEDGKHSTLRESVVLVTIALVLYYLMLTFVARPYLIPSESMEPTLHGCHGCVGDRIMVDKVTYRFTTPQPGDVVVFRGPPSWNVGYKSIRSTNTPVRWVQNALSFIGFVPPDENDLVKRVIAVGGQTVQCRNDTGLTVDGKRLHEPYLNPATLMVDPMVYPCLGNEFGPVTVPESRLWVMGDNRTHSSDSRAHCDSVQVQPDLAHRILCTGDDLDAGTVPVANVIGKTRFIAWPPSRWGLVRAINPQQGP
- a CDS encoding GNAT family N-acetyltransferase; the encoded protein is MTAVDRAVTRREITDALLKAMERRHEVLDVIVDSDDRDSAVHAIAELLSVSPLGCEAVIGMSLGQLTKDSRSRIADELEDLNNELTFILGDRPASSGESLALRLFSGEQDRDILADRTVDVGASADGTGRPAGDLGDEISSALARVDDEDAALFVAIDGGQKVGMVFGDLNHGEVNVRIWIHPDHRKKGYGTAALRRARAEMAAYFPGVPLIVRAPGVHG
- a CDS encoding serine hydrolase, with protein sequence MLLLTIVMVISTVVFGCDEKVYGADSVRPMPNHAPEVAPVATTIEVPRAPAIQPAAVVDGLATRMQEATDDAAKVGANISVAVLDRISHQLVTNGNTRPIATASVVKLFIADDLLLRQPEGGLSADDKAALDSMLRSSDDGAAETFWNQNGRNAIITRVASRYGLANTSPPSNGAWWNTISTTPDLARYYDMLLNGSGGLPPAQAAMIVNNLAQSTPNGLDGYPQRFGLPEGLYDEPVAVKQGWMCCIGNNWMHLSTGVVGADRRYIVVIESLQPSDEATARDTITEAVKTIFPGGRI
- a CDS encoding D-alanyl-D-alanine carboxypeptidase family protein; this translates as MRKILAAIAALATVFAAPALTAYADAAQPVGSAPIPAGPAPNWLIADLDSGQILAEQNGYAATPPASTIKVLLALVALDELSLDDTTVATAADTQVECNCVGVKPGHSYTARQLLEGLLLVSGNDAANALADMLGGPAVAVEKMNAKAAAVGATDTHASTPSGLDGPGGPGASTPHDLAAIFRAAMANPVFAAITAQPSAAFPTDSGERPIVNMNELLARYPGAFGGKTGFTDAARKTYVGGAARDGRRLVVAMMYGLIHEGGPTYWDQASALLDWGFAQGPMSSVGSL
- the trmD gene encoding tRNA (guanosine(37)-N1)-methyltransferase TrmD, whose product is MRVDVLTIFPAYLDPIRQSLPGKAIETGLVELGVHDLRSWTHDVHRSVDDTPYGGGPGMVMKAPVWGEALDEICSEKTVLIVPTPAGTLFDQATAQRWSHEEHLVFACGRYEGIDQRVADDAARRMRVEEVSIGDYVLAGGEPAVLVMLEAVLRLMPGVLGNPASQRDDSHSPDREGLLEGPSYTRPPSWRGLDVPEVLLSGDHARINAWRHQAALERTRERRPDLLGE
- a CDS encoding YifB family Mg chelatase-like AAA ATPase, producing the protein MALGRAFSVAVRGLDGLIVEIEADISSGLPGVHLVGLPDAALHESRDRVRAAITNSGQRWPAARLTLALSPATLPKMGSVYDIALAAAVLSADRKAPWPRLANTVLLGELALDGRVRPVHGVLPAVLAAKNAGWRAAVVPVDNLAEASLVDGIEVYGVATLGQLYGWMTGSDRLQGRVTTAAPVADRVADLADVVGQAQARFAVEVAAAGSHHLMLTGPPGIGKTMLAQRLPGLLPPLTEAESLEVTAIHSVAGLLSGSAPLITRPPFIAPHHSASVAALVGGGSGMARPGAVSRAHRGVLFLDECAEIRVSALEALRTPLEDGEIRLARRDGVACYPARFQLVMAANPCPCAPADPRDCTCKSIEKRRYLGRLSGPLLDRVDLRVEMHPVRAGAFSAIDGEPTAAVRARVASARAAAAQRWEPHGFHTNAEVSGALLRRRFRLGSAAMAPLRRALDRGLLSIRGANRTLRVAWTLSDLAGRSSPGLDEVSAALSFRQPGASR
- the dprA gene encoding DNA-processing protein DprA — protein: MSVADTTMLAWAYLSRVAEPPSRELAALVGQVGPVEAAERIRRGAVGSELARHTEARRDIDVSAADLRLLASRGGRLITSDDPEWPVLAFAAFGGAGASRPDCRPPLVLWALGPAHLDEVAERATAIVGTRAATSYGELVAADLSGGLAEHDVAVVSGGAYGIDGVAHRAALAAAGITVAVLAGGIDIAYPAGHSALLHRIGTHGLLVTEYPPGVRPARYRFLTRNRLVAALAGATVVVEAGLRSGAANTAAWARLLGRPVAAVPGPVTSAASAGCHVLLRGGAELVTRADEVIELVGRVGELAQDPPRPVTPLDGLSVAERQVYEALPGRGVLTVDQIAVASGLAPAQVFGPLALLEVAGLAERRDGSWRITRAR
- the rplS gene encoding 50S ribosomal protein L19, which encodes MNTLDIVDKASLRDDIPAFAPGDTVNVHVKVIEGSKERIQVFKGVVIRRQGSGVRETFTVRKESYGVGVERTFPVHSPNVDHIDVLVRGDVRRAKLYYLRELRGKKAKIKEKR
- a CDS encoding RNA-binding protein; the encoded protein is MSAVVADAVEHLVRGIVDNPDDVRVDMVTNRRGRTVEVHVHPEDLGKVIGRGGRTATALRTLVAGIGGRGIRVDVVDTDR
- the rpsP gene encoding 30S ribosomal protein S16 — encoded protein: MAVKIKLTRLGKIRNPQYRIAIADARSRRDGRSIEVIGRYHPKEEPSLIEIDSERAQYWLSVGAQPTEPVLKLLKITGDWQKFKGLPGAEGRLKVKPAKPSKLELFNAALAEAEGGPTAEATTAKKKKAPAKKAEQAADKAEAPAEEAAAEAPAAEAAEPATES
- a CDS encoding YraN family protein; amino-acid sequence: MTTMTRSELGALGEQLAVDHLMAQGWAILARNWRCRYGELDVIVADPVARTVVFVEVKARSGDGFGGLAYAVPPEKVRRLRRLAGAWLGGQQAHWDEIRLDVITVRIGRRRAPEITHLQGVG